From a region of the Dictyostelium discoideum AX4 chromosome 2 chromosome, whole genome shotgun sequence genome:
- the qdpr gene encoding dihydropteridine reductase: MSKNILVLGGSGALGAEVVKFFKSKSWNTISIDFRENPNADHSFTIKDSGEEEIKSVIEKINSKSIKVDTFVCAAGGWSGGNASSDEFLKSVKGMIDMNLYSAFASAHIGAKLLNQGGLFVLTGASAALNRTSGMIAYGATKAATHHIIKDLASENGGLPAGSTSLGILPVTLDTPTNRKYMSDANFDDWTPLSEVAEKLFEWSTNSDSRPTNGSLVKFETKSKVTTWTNL; this comes from the exons atgtcaaaaaatatattagttTTAGGTGGATCAGGTGCTTTAGGTGCTGAAgttgttaaattttttaaatcaaagagTTGGaatacaatttcaattgatttccGTGAAAATCCAAATGCTGATCATTCttttacaattaaagattcaggtgaagaagaaattaaatcagtaattgaaaaaatcaattcaaaaa gTATTAAAGTTGATACATTTGTATGTGCAGCAGGTGGTTGGTCAGGTGGTAATGCATCAAgtgatgaatttttaaaatcagttAAAGGAATGATCGATATGAATTTATATTCAGCATTTGCATCAGCACATATTGGAGCtaaacttttaaatcaaGGTGGTTTATTCGTTTTAACAGGTGCATCAGCAGCATTGAATAGAACATCAGGTATGATTGCCTATGGTGCAACCAAAGCAGCAACTCATCAcattattaaagatttagCAAGTGAAAATGGTGGTCTCCCAGCCGGTTCAACTTCATTAGGTATCTTACCAGTTACATTAGATACTCCAACCAATCGTAAATACATGTCTGATGCTAACTTTGATGATTGGACACCACTCTCTGAAGTCgctgaaaaattatttgaatggTCAACAAACTCTGATTCAAGACCAACCAATGGTTCTTTAGTTAAATTTGAAACTAAAAGTAAAGTTACCACTTGGacaaatttgtaa
- the plip gene encoding phosphatidylinositol phosphatase, whose amino-acid sequence MNENEGIIIENINNDSGSTYLMNILGILIPIKIVVTIYLFSKARLPVGFARYFGRLYHFMTNPIRLGLQIAGLRGPFISQLDDNVYLGAMPMGSDVTLLFYKYKINSIVNLCDEYQGPTQHYTQYGMQQLYVPVVDHFEPDVEIIEKSIQFILKQIELGNRVYIHCKAGRGRSGAIAICWIAYSRRVSLEVAQKILLEKRKIVRKQLYKQKNVNQYYSSYCLNSNINSTTSI is encoded by the coding sequence atgaatgaaaatgaaggaataataatagaaaatattaataatgatagtggTAGTACATATTTAATGAATATATTAGGTatattaataccaataaaGATAGTTGttacaatttatttattttcaaaagcAAGATTACCAGTTGGATTTGCAAGATATTTTGGTAGGTTATATCATTTTATGACCAACCCAATAAGATTAGGATTACAAATTGCAGGTCTTAGAGGACCTTTCATAAGTCAATTGGATGATAACGTTTATTTGGGTGCAATGCCAATGGGATCAGATGTAACATTACtattttacaaatataaaatcaattcaatcgTTAATCTTTGTGATGAATATCAAGGACCAACTCAACATTACACTCAATATGGTATGCAACAATTGTATGTGCCAGTGGTTGATCATTTCGAACCAGATGTTGAAATCATTGagaaatcaattcaattcattttaaaacaaatcgAATTAGGAAATCGTGTTTATATTCATTGTAAAGCTGGTAGAGGTCGTTCAGGTGCAATCGCAATCTGTTGGATAGCTTACTCAAGACGTGTTTCATTAGAAGTTgctcaaaaaattttattagaaaaaagaaaaatagttagaaaacaattatataaacaaaaaaatgttaatcaatattattcatcttattgtttaaatagtaatattaattcaacaacatcaatttaa
- a CDS encoding cry34 related protein — MNKNQNDWKVELRKATRSSLISITNETDFQLQRISCKLQQGMLRLIPPEIIPPKSSIEFGTESNAFMTGTKGSVIYIVLPPSSSPINVGSIQSLTHLQSLKLWDPLVYIIIEWSTPYWSQHSCSIQVQPQQNSSLLNVKSNLSQREINKQIHSEVLMFIHNNDSNGEIQFKIYKNSLSNSGNGSSGGNNNNNNNSLNNSNNSIGSSGGNGGGGSNGSSPSMSPQFTSISKTNSPQIINTSSNNLNSSSGNNNKPIFSIVDNDYTSSQSTSSIPVVAGINSNSNSNTSGSGSTSISSPNSSFSSSLPSFFSNNFPLPWSNDGFGVDGGWKANVKRGSRGQFITIRNNTSKHLIRRNQTCLNSGRWCEPPPEGIPPNSMIEFGSVSSGFTTGTDGVIHYHSQGSKSDFRFQFNNPLMGKSSFTYHCPNGFNVEEKYTDGNISSVSFTINEGDSQTIPKQIPDSPLPIPPIKTDPKQVFINDDSIRIFSFNVGSINVKESGKELMNINNNNNNNNSNNNNNNNDQNKDKDNQMLNNSNLINKRIEQISKNLINFSEKYDIILLQEVFLDSSKDILIKNLKIYYPYIIDRCGENSGLFFASRFPPLWNEFRQFNNGIGSDVKYGKGVQGVKLDISTIKENTYLYVFNANLQANPDNSIAWQMVNGDDKQRKAATVRTLQLQSIRDFISTELAMQSSTIANSALLLVGDFNLNAEVEQVISDHESNSITLSQIIPELAKKINSKEITLTFSYQLLEYLNDLNIPMRYLGILRSQLQNNRMKSLVLTEMITYIIKKDIIEHLTQRHNQYQSNINEDEQIYREVVLETFNLIFHYTRKDCIQFWRHHLRKRLRSEFSSSLSEIEQQDWVDLRTHVINLQLFTSLKYSLEITFNPKAVFQIMKGSRINTKEIIPIPLILPEQIEEIILPPLTSYWGSDSNTDINYFTNIDHLKEQQKKQAQLQQLQQQQAQQQQQAQQQTQQQQNSNINIINTIESSQIQQNNNIQIYLKQTDEYNNMLKILGNPVDLFRESNPFSPGYTIHQSLNQRVEKPSLKERVDYILNFKLSPNFGDHEGRNQLLKLECTETNIVPMGATPQTRLSNHFALECILHIKKK; from the exons atgaataaaaatcaaaatgattGGAAAGTTGAATTAAGAAAAGCAACAAGATCAAGTTTAATTAGTATAACCAATGAAACAGATTTTCAATTACAAAGAATATCATGTAAATTACAACAGGGAATGTTAAGATTAATCCCACCAG agattataCCACCAAAATCAAGCATAGAATTTGGAACAGAAAGTAATGCATTTATGACAGGTACAAAAGGATCAGTAATTTATATAGTATTACCACCATCAAGTTCACCGATTAATGTTGGAtcaattcaatcattaaCTCATTTACAATCATTAAAACTTTGGGATCCATTagtttatattataattgaatGGTCAACACCATATTGGTCACAACATAGTTGTAGTATTCAagtacaaccacaacaaaattcatcattattaaatgttaaatcaaatttatcacaaagagaaattaataaacaaattcatTCAGAAGTTTTAATGTTTATAcataataatgatagtaatggtgaaattcaatttaaaatttataaaaattcattatcaaatagtggtaatggtagtagtggtggtaataataataataataataatagtttaaataatagtaataatagtataggTAGcagtggtggtaatggtggtggtggtagtaatgGTTCATCACCAAGTATGTCACCACAATTtacatcaatttcaaaaacaaattcaccacaaattattaatacaagtagtaataatttaaatagtagtagtggtaataataataaaccaatattttcaattgtagATAATGATTATACATCATCacaatcaacatcatcaatacCAGTAGTTGCAggtataaatagtaatagtaatagtaatactagtggtagtggtagtacaagtatatcatcaccaaattcatcattttcatcaagtttaccatcatttttttcaaataatttccCATTACCATGGTCAAATGATGGATTTGGAGTTGATGGTGGTTGGAAAGCAAATGTAAAGAGAGGATCACGTGGTCAATTTATAACGATTCGTAATAATACAAGTAAACATTTAATAAGAAGGAATCAAACATGTTTAAATAGTGGAAGATGGTGTGAACCACCACCAGAGGGTATACCACCCAATTCTATGATTGAATTTGGTTCGGTTAGTAGTGGTTTCACTACGGGTACTGATGGTGTAATTCATTATCATAGTCAAGGTTCGAAATCTGATTTTAgatttcaatttaataatccaTTAATGGGTAAATCATCATTCACCTATCATTGTCCAAATGGTTTCAATGTTGAAGAGAAATATACTGATGGTAATATCTCATCAGTATCATTCACAATTAATGAAGGTGATAGTCAAACAATTCCAAAACAAATACCTGATTCACCATTACCAATACCACCAATTAAAACTGATCCAAAACAAGTTTTCATAAATGATGATTCAATTagaatattttcatttaatgttGGTTCAATAAATGTTAAAGAAAGTGGTAAAGAATTAatgaatattaataataataataataacaataatagcaataataataataataataatgatcaaaataaagataaagataatcaaatgttaaataattcaaatttaattaataaaagaattgaacaaatttcaaagaatttaattaatttttcagaGAAATatgatataatattattacaagaagtatttttagattcatcaaaagatattttaataaagaatttaaagatttattatcCTTATATTATTGATAGATGTGGTGAAAATTCGGGATTATTCTTTGCAAGTAGATTCCCACCACTATGGAATGAATTTagacaatttaataatggtattggATCTGATGTAAAATATGGTAAAGGTGTACAAGGTGTGAAATTGGATATATCAACCATTAAAGAGAATACTTATCTTTACGTTTTCAATGCAAATTTACAAGCTAATCCTGATAACTCAATCGCTTGGCAAATGGTGAATGGTGATGATAAGCAAAGGAAAGCAGCAACAGTGCGTACATTACAATTACAATCGATTCGTGATTTCATTTCAACGGAATTGGCAATGCAATCTTCAACCATTGCAAACTCTGCTCTATTATTAGTTGGtgatttcaatttaaatgCAGAGGTTGAGCAAGTCATTTCCGATCATGAGAGTAATAGTATCACTCTCTCACAAATCATACCAGAGTTGGCAAAGAAAATCAATAGTAAAGAGATCACCCTAACTTTTAGTTACCAATTGTTAGagtatttaaatgatttaaatattccaATGAGATATTTAGGCATTCTAAGATcacaattacaaaataatcGTATGAAATCTTTGGTACTCACTGAAATGATCACCTATATCATCAAGAAGGATATCATTGAACATTTAACTCAACGTCATAATCAATATCAgtcaaatattaatgaagATGAACAAATCTATAGAGAGGTGGTATTGGAgacttttaatttaatatttcattatACTAGAAAGGATTGTATTCAATTTTGGCGTCATCATCTTAGAAAGAGATTAAGATCCGAGTTTAGTTCATCCCTATCGGAAATTGAACAACAAGATTGGGTGGATTTAAGAACTCATGTAATTAATCTTCAACTATTTACAAgtttaaaatattctttaGAGATCACTTTTAATCCAAAAGCTGTTTTCCAAATTATGAAAGGTTCAAGAATAAATACAAAAGAAATCATACCCATACCATTGATTTTACCTGAACAAATCGAAGAAATCATTTTACCACCATTAACTTCTTATTGGGGTTCAGATTCAAATACtgatataaattattttacaaatattgatcatttaaaagaacaacaaaaaaaacaagctcaattacaacaattacaacaacaacaagctcaacaacaacaacaagctcaacaacaaacccaacaacaacaaaattcaaatataaatataattaatacaaTAGAATCAtcacaaattcaacaaaataataatatacaaatttatttgaaacaaACTgatgaatataataatatgttAAAGATATTAGGTAATCCTGTTGATTTATTTAGAGAGTCTAATCCATTTTCACCAGGTTATACAATTCATCAATCTTTAAATCAACGTGTTGAAAAACCTTCACTCAAAGAACGTGTAGATTATATATTAAACTTTAAATTATCTCCAAATTTTGGTGATCATGAAGGtagaaatcaattattaaaattggaaTGTACTGAAACTAATATAGTTCCAATGGGTGCAACTCCTCAAACTAGATTATCAAATCATTTTGCATTAGAATGTATATTacatattaaaaagaaataa